Proteins encoded within one genomic window of Eurosta solidaginis isolate ZX-2024a chromosome 1, ASM4086904v1, whole genome shotgun sequence:
- the LOC137237444 gene encoding phosphatidate cytidylyltransferase, mitochondrial, which produces MFLIFVEMSIFKDILAHFPRGSLSYAFAYGSGVKQQIGYEAISKQKNNVIDLIFCVRDPLGWHAENMNRQESHYSLLRLLGPRFIMNYQEHLGARVYFNTLVPLNDIHVTVKYGVISREHFLDDLMNWRYLYVAGRLHKPTLELVPTNGDEVLKEALKKNLSSAFHVALLLLPERFTAYQLFHIISRLSYKGDFRMVFGENKQKVRNIVLAQEKEFLELYSPVMQNLTDYVAADFNAKEIGTDRKIVQFEQDTSSNAKIYHLRNAPIELQRRLVSNSAFKGDYMKIVSHLAESHNLRELVQTSVNDIVWRSSISQSLKNIPSAGLFKSLVYSYSKALKTFS; this is translated from the coding sequence atgtttttaatatttgttgaaatgagtattttcaaagatATATTGGCGCATTTTCCACGTGGCAGTCTTTCCTATGCATTCGCCTATGGTAGCGGTGTAAAACAACAAATTGGTTATGAAGCAATCTCGAAACAAAAGAACAACGTTATCGATTTAATATTTTGTGTACGCGATCCACTTGGCTGGCATGCAGAAAATATGAATCGACAAGAAAGTCACTATTCTTTGCTACGCTTGTTGGGACCGCGTTTCATTATGAACTACCAAGAACATTTAGGTGCACGTGTATATTTCAATACTTTGGTGCCATTAAATGATATTCATGTAACCGTAAAATATGGTGTCATATCGCGTGAACATTTTTTGGATGATTTAATGAATTGGCGTTATTTATATGTAGCTGGGCGTTTACATAAACCAACACTCGAATTGGTACCCACAAATGGTGATGAAGTGTTGAAGgaagctttaaaaaaaaacttgtcaaGCGCATTTCACGTAGCGCTCCTCTTGCTACCCGAACGTTTCACTGCCTATCAACTATTTCATATAATATCCAGACTTAGTTATAAAGGTGATTTTCGTATGGTATTTggcgaaaataaacaaaaagtgcGTAATATTGTATTGGCGCAAGAAAAGGAGTTCCTCGAACTTTATTCCCCAGTCATGCAAAATTTGACTGATTATGTGGCGGCCGATTTTAATGCCAAAGAAATAGGTACAGATCGCAAAATTGTACAATTTGAGCAGGATACGTCGTCAAATGCTAAAATATATCATCTACGCAATGCTCCGATAGAATTACAAAGACGTCTTGTTAGCAATTCAGCTTTTAAGGGTGATTATATGAAGATTGTATCACATTTAGCGGAATCGCATAATCTTCGTGAGCTAGTACAAACTTCAGTGAACGACATAGTTTGGCGTAGCAGTATTTCACAGTCATTGAAAAATATTCCTAGTGCAGGACTATTTAAGTCGTTGGTTTACAGCTACAGTAAAGCGTTAAAGACATTTTCCTAG